The following proteins come from a genomic window of Girardinichthys multiradiatus isolate DD_20200921_A chromosome 8, DD_fGirMul_XY1, whole genome shotgun sequence:
- the pisd gene encoding phosphatidylserine decarboxylase proenzyme, mitochondrial isoform X2, whose amino-acid sequence MMMAVAVRLWSGALKISSRMSLPSCSQHRSLSTGLRLLPRPRPFPLLIVTGGCYLGYQQYKRWGQQDKEAAPHLATPTQVALYRTVPTRLVSRTWGRLNRLDLPIWLRKPIYSLYIWTFGVNMQEAAVEDLHHYKNLGEFFRRRLKPAVRPVCAASCLTSPADGKILHFGRVKNSEVEQVKGVTYSLENFLGPQTKQSKDLSSSSFQDRLLLSPDSDLFHVVVYLAPGDYHCFHSPTDWKVELRRHFPGSLMSVNPGVARWVKELFCLNERVVLRGQWQHGFFSLTAVGATNVGSIRVYFDQELRTNTPRYSKGSFHDRSYVAMGDQVKPAAGKGGVALHKGEPVGEFNLGSTIVLLFEAPRDFTFSLQPGQRIRMGEGLGSL is encoded by the exons ATGATGATGGCGGTTGCAGTGAGGTTGTGGAGCGGAGCTCTGAAGATCAGCAGCAG AATGTCATTGCCGAGCTGCAGCCAGCACCGCAGCCTGAGCACCG GTCTTCGCCTCCTGCCCCGTCCCCGGCCATTTCCACTTCTCATTGTCACAGGAGGGTGTTACCTTGGTTACCAGCAGTACAAGAGGTGGGGCCAACAGGATAAAGAGGCTGCACCCCATTTAGCCACGCCCACACAG GTGGCATTGTATCGCACTGTCCCAACCCGCCTCGTCTCTCGAACCTGGGGCCGTCTGAACAGGTTGGATCTCCCCATCTGGCTTCGTAAACCCATCTACTCCTTGTATATATGGACATTTGGGGTCAACATGCAG GAGGCAGCAGTTGAGGATTTACATCATTACAAAAATCTGGGGGAATTTTTCCGTCGACGTCTCAAACCTGCAGTTCGACCAGTCTGTGCTGCTTCCTGCCTG ACCTCTCCAGCTGATGGGAAGATCCTTCATTTTGGTCGAGTGAAGAACTCTGAGGTGGAACAGGTGAAGGGAGTTACCTACAGTCTGGAGAACTTCTTGGGTCCAcagacaaagcaaagcaaag ACTTGTCCTCATCCTCCTTCCAGGACCGCCTCTTATTGTCTCCTGACAGCGATCTGTTCCATGTGGTGGTCTACCTGGCTCCAGGTGACTACCACTGCTTCCACTCCCCGACCGACTGGAAAGTGGAGCTGCGACGTCATTTCCCAG GCTCGTTAATGTCAGTGAACCCAGGTGTGGCTCGCTGGGTTAAAGAGCTCTTTTGCCTTAATGAGAGGGTGGTGCTCCGTGGCCAATGGCAGCATGGCTTCTTCTCTTTAACAGCGGTGGGAGCTACTAACGTGGGCTCCATCAGGGTCTACTTTGATCAG GAGCTACGAACAAACACTCCTCGCTACAGTAAAGGCTCATTTCACGATCGCAGCTACGTTGCCATGGGTGACCAGGTGAAGCCGGCTGCAGGGAAAGGGGGTGTGGCTTTGCACAAAGGAGAGCCAGTGGGGGAGTTTAACCTGGGCTCCACCATCGTTCTGCTGTTCGAAGCTCCCAGAGATTTCACCTTCAGCCTGCAGCCTGGACAGCGGATCAGAATGGGAGAGGGTCTTGGCAGCCTTTGA
- the pisd gene encoding phosphatidylserine decarboxylase proenzyme, mitochondrial isoform X1: MMMAVAVRLWSGALKISSRMSLPSCSQHRSLSTGLRLLPRPRPFPLLIVTGGCYLGYQQYKRWGQQDKEAAPHLATPTQTQIVARGAGPVCINTSPSVTSSSSPAACFHSQCDHVSSACSAPGAVLDAWRSFMVRFFCPPRQDRSPLRQVRRWQGESQRDTGGGGGGGRRLRNRATGRLRLRVPRLALRHRLSVLSNGVCRPATWHRRPFAFLGFILSVNALANRVALYRTVPTRLVSRTWGRLNRLDLPIWLRKPIYSLYIWTFGVNMQEAAVEDLHHYKNLGEFFRRRLKPAVRPVCAASCLTSPADGKILHFGRVKNSEVEQVKGVTYSLENFLGPQTKQSKDLSSSSFQDRLLLSPDSDLFHVVVYLAPGDYHCFHSPTDWKVELRRHFPGSLMSVNPGVARWVKELFCLNERVVLRGQWQHGFFSLTAVGATNVGSIRVYFDQELRTNTPRYSKGSFHDRSYVAMGDQVKPAAGKGGVALHKGEPVGEFNLGSTIVLLFEAPRDFTFSLQPGQRIRMGEGLGSL, from the exons ATGATGATGGCGGTTGCAGTGAGGTTGTGGAGCGGAGCTCTGAAGATCAGCAGCAG AATGTCATTGCCGAGCTGCAGCCAGCACCGCAGCCTGAGCACCG GTCTTCGCCTCCTGCCCCGTCCCCGGCCATTTCCACTTCTCATTGTCACAGGAGGGTGTTACCTTGGTTACCAGCAGTACAAGAGGTGGGGCCAACAGGATAAAGAGGCTGCACCCCATTTAGCCACGCCCACACAG ACTCAGATCGTGGCCAGGGGGGCGGGGCCTGTCTGCATTAACACCTCGCCATCTGTCACCTCTTCCTCTTCTCCTGCTGCGTGCTTTCATTCTCAGTGTGATCATGTGTCGTCGGCCTGCTCAGCTCCCGGTGCCGTCCTCGACGCGTGGCGCTCGTTCATGGTGAGGTTTTTCTGCCCACCTCGGCAGGACCGAAGCCCCCTGCGGCAGGTGAGGCGGTGGCAGGGCGAGAGCCAGCGAGacacaggaggaggaggaggtggtggaaGGAGGTTGAGGAACAGAGCTACTGGACGCTTAAG GCTTCGGGTGCCTCGTTTGGCCCTGCGTCACCGTCTGAGCGTGCTCAGTAATGGCGTCTGTCGCCCTGCCACCTGGCACCGCAGGCCATTTGCTTTCCTCGGCTTCATCCTGTCTGTCAATGCCCTGGCCAATCGG GTGGCATTGTATCGCACTGTCCCAACCCGCCTCGTCTCTCGAACCTGGGGCCGTCTGAACAGGTTGGATCTCCCCATCTGGCTTCGTAAACCCATCTACTCCTTGTATATATGGACATTTGGGGTCAACATGCAG GAGGCAGCAGTTGAGGATTTACATCATTACAAAAATCTGGGGGAATTTTTCCGTCGACGTCTCAAACCTGCAGTTCGACCAGTCTGTGCTGCTTCCTGCCTG ACCTCTCCAGCTGATGGGAAGATCCTTCATTTTGGTCGAGTGAAGAACTCTGAGGTGGAACAGGTGAAGGGAGTTACCTACAGTCTGGAGAACTTCTTGGGTCCAcagacaaagcaaagcaaag ACTTGTCCTCATCCTCCTTCCAGGACCGCCTCTTATTGTCTCCTGACAGCGATCTGTTCCATGTGGTGGTCTACCTGGCTCCAGGTGACTACCACTGCTTCCACTCCCCGACCGACTGGAAAGTGGAGCTGCGACGTCATTTCCCAG GCTCGTTAATGTCAGTGAACCCAGGTGTGGCTCGCTGGGTTAAAGAGCTCTTTTGCCTTAATGAGAGGGTGGTGCTCCGTGGCCAATGGCAGCATGGCTTCTTCTCTTTAACAGCGGTGGGAGCTACTAACGTGGGCTCCATCAGGGTCTACTTTGATCAG GAGCTACGAACAAACACTCCTCGCTACAGTAAAGGCTCATTTCACGATCGCAGCTACGTTGCCATGGGTGACCAGGTGAAGCCGGCTGCAGGGAAAGGGGGTGTGGCTTTGCACAAAGGAGAGCCAGTGGGGGAGTTTAACCTGGGCTCCACCATCGTTCTGCTGTTCGAAGCTCCCAGAGATTTCACCTTCAGCCTGCAGCCTGGACAGCGGATCAGAATGGGAGAGGGTCTTGGCAGCCTTTGA
- the pisd gene encoding phosphatidylserine decarboxylase proenzyme, mitochondrial isoform X3 produces MCRRPAQLPVPSSTRGARSWLRVPRLALRHRLSVLSNGVCRPATWHRRPFAFLGFILSVNALANRVALYRTVPTRLVSRTWGRLNRLDLPIWLRKPIYSLYIWTFGVNMQEAAVEDLHHYKNLGEFFRRRLKPAVRPVCAASCLTSPADGKILHFGRVKNSEVEQVKGVTYSLENFLGPQTKQSKDLSSSSFQDRLLLSPDSDLFHVVVYLAPGDYHCFHSPTDWKVELRRHFPGSLMSVNPGVARWVKELFCLNERVVLRGQWQHGFFSLTAVGATNVGSIRVYFDQELRTNTPRYSKGSFHDRSYVAMGDQVKPAAGKGGVALHKGEPVGEFNLGSTIVLLFEAPRDFTFSLQPGQRIRMGEGLGSL; encoded by the exons ATGTGTCGTCGGCCTGCTCAGCTCCCGGTGCCGTCCTCGACGCGTGGCGCTCGTTCATG GCTTCGGGTGCCTCGTTTGGCCCTGCGTCACCGTCTGAGCGTGCTCAGTAATGGCGTCTGTCGCCCTGCCACCTGGCACCGCAGGCCATTTGCTTTCCTCGGCTTCATCCTGTCTGTCAATGCCCTGGCCAATCGG GTGGCATTGTATCGCACTGTCCCAACCCGCCTCGTCTCTCGAACCTGGGGCCGTCTGAACAGGTTGGATCTCCCCATCTGGCTTCGTAAACCCATCTACTCCTTGTATATATGGACATTTGGGGTCAACATGCAG GAGGCAGCAGTTGAGGATTTACATCATTACAAAAATCTGGGGGAATTTTTCCGTCGACGTCTCAAACCTGCAGTTCGACCAGTCTGTGCTGCTTCCTGCCTG ACCTCTCCAGCTGATGGGAAGATCCTTCATTTTGGTCGAGTGAAGAACTCTGAGGTGGAACAGGTGAAGGGAGTTACCTACAGTCTGGAGAACTTCTTGGGTCCAcagacaaagcaaagcaaag ACTTGTCCTCATCCTCCTTCCAGGACCGCCTCTTATTGTCTCCTGACAGCGATCTGTTCCATGTGGTGGTCTACCTGGCTCCAGGTGACTACCACTGCTTCCACTCCCCGACCGACTGGAAAGTGGAGCTGCGACGTCATTTCCCAG GCTCGTTAATGTCAGTGAACCCAGGTGTGGCTCGCTGGGTTAAAGAGCTCTTTTGCCTTAATGAGAGGGTGGTGCTCCGTGGCCAATGGCAGCATGGCTTCTTCTCTTTAACAGCGGTGGGAGCTACTAACGTGGGCTCCATCAGGGTCTACTTTGATCAG GAGCTACGAACAAACACTCCTCGCTACAGTAAAGGCTCATTTCACGATCGCAGCTACGTTGCCATGGGTGACCAGGTGAAGCCGGCTGCAGGGAAAGGGGGTGTGGCTTTGCACAAAGGAGAGCCAGTGGGGGAGTTTAACCTGGGCTCCACCATCGTTCTGCTGTTCGAAGCTCCCAGAGATTTCACCTTCAGCCTGCAGCCTGGACAGCGGATCAGAATGGGAGAGGGTCTTGGCAGCCTTTGA